The proteins below are encoded in one region of Pseudomonas sp. SCB32:
- a CDS encoding HIT family protein: MSLHGAYDPQNIFAQIIRGDAPCYKLYEDDDVLAFLDLFPQSFGHTLVIPKRSAARNILEVDPEALGKVMGVVQRLTGVIVAELNPDGVQVAQFNGAPAGQTVFHIHMHIVPRYAGEGLGIHAANRAEAAELEKLQARLVARLNG; this comes from the coding sequence ATGAGCCTGCATGGCGCCTACGATCCGCAGAACATCTTCGCCCAGATCATTCGCGGCGATGCCCCCTGCTACAAGCTGTACGAGGACGACGACGTGCTCGCCTTCCTCGACCTTTTCCCGCAGTCCTTCGGCCATACCCTGGTGATCCCCAAGCGCAGCGCCGCGCGCAACATCCTCGAGGTTGATCCCGAGGCGCTGGGCAAGGTGATGGGTGTGGTCCAGCGCCTGACCGGCGTGATCGTCGCCGAGCTCAATCCCGACGGCGTGCAGGTTGCCCAGTTCAACGGCGCACCGGCCGGGCAGACGGTGTTCCACATCCACATGCACATCGTCCCGCGCTATGCCGGCGAAGGCTTGGGCATCCATGCGGCGAACAGGGCCGAGGCGGCGGAATTGGAGAAGCTGCAAGCGCGCCTCGTTGCCCGTCTGAACGGCTGA
- a CDS encoding GGDEF domain-containing protein: MYRNSDPEQLYEPSTGPTGLEEADHRLLMRLIFACTGATLGVFCILQSLAGNYWLAATEAVACTLLLWASHRLKWVRRLVPWIIAYLLPTFCFILYIIVMPKASASAFVWVYLMPVMAYLLLGKLRGFLLAVPFMLLATLLYLYVNRPHLDAPGLIDVGNGIFCGVLVLAFMHLYEGRRADAYKQLRRLALTDALTGVASRESFRRALQRCIQEVALYDARLVLVVLDVDHFKLINDQWGHDAGDKALQHLCKSLRHRLRATDLIGRLGGEEFGILLPYTDRFDAQPLVEELRKEVSRRPLEYSGQRISLSATFGLAEWPTDGLDADELYRCTDRRLYRGKAEGRNRLVCSDSV, from the coding sequence ATGTACCGCAACAGCGATCCCGAACAGCTGTACGAACCCAGCACCGGGCCGACAGGGCTGGAAGAGGCCGATCACCGCCTGCTGATGCGGCTGATCTTTGCCTGCACCGGGGCGACCCTGGGGGTGTTCTGTATCCTGCAGAGCCTGGCCGGCAACTACTGGCTGGCCGCCACCGAGGCCGTCGCCTGCACACTGCTGCTGTGGGCTTCGCACCGGCTCAAGTGGGTGCGCCGCCTGGTGCCCTGGATCATCGCCTACCTGCTGCCGACCTTCTGCTTCATCCTCTATATCATCGTCATGCCCAAGGCCTCGGCCTCGGCCTTCGTCTGGGTCTACCTGATGCCCGTCATGGCCTACCTGCTGCTGGGAAAGTTGCGCGGATTCCTGCTGGCCGTGCCGTTCATGCTGCTGGCGACACTGCTGTACCTGTATGTGAACCGTCCGCACCTGGACGCGCCGGGGCTGATCGATGTCGGCAACGGCATCTTCTGCGGTGTGCTGGTTCTGGCGTTCATGCACCTCTACGAGGGGCGTCGCGCCGACGCCTATAAACAGCTGCGCCGCCTTGCGCTCACCGACGCACTGACCGGCGTGGCCAGCCGCGAGAGCTTCCGCCGTGCACTGCAGCGCTGTATCCAGGAAGTGGCCCTGTACGACGCGCGGCTGGTGCTGGTGGTGCTGGACGTCGACCACTTCAAGCTGATCAATGACCAATGGGGGCATGACGCCGGCGACAAGGCGCTGCAGCACCTGTGCAAGTCCTTGCGTCACCGCTTGCGCGCCACCGACCTCATCGGCCGCCTGGGCGGGGAGGAGTTCGGCATCCTGCTGCCGTACACCGACCGCTTCGATGCCCAGCCGCTGGTGGAGGAGCTGCGCAAGGAGGTGTCGCGGCGGCCGCTGGAGTACTCCGGGCAGCGCATATCGTTGTCCGCCACCTTCGGTCTGGCCGAGTGGCCCACCGACGGCCTGGATGCCGACGAGCTTTACCGCTGCACCGACCGCCGCCTGTACCGGGGCAAGGCGGAAGGGCGCAACCGGCTGGTGTGCAGCGACTCGGTCTGA
- a CDS encoding zf-HC2 domain-containing protein: protein MLTCKELVARSSDLLDEQLGFREKLALRRHLLLCRNCRRYLRQMRLAQATLRALPEKSGADIDLLAAHLAELRRDHSRR from the coding sequence ATGCTGACCTGTAAGGAACTGGTGGCACGCTCCAGCGACCTGCTGGACGAACAACTGGGCTTTCGCGAGAAGCTGGCGCTGAGGCGGCACCTGCTGCTGTGCCGCAATTGCCGGCGTTACCTGCGGCAGATGCGGCTGGCCCAGGCCACGTTGCGCGCGCTACCGGAAAAGTCCGGCGCGGACATCGACCTGCTTGCTGCCCATCTTGCCGAGCTGCGGCGGGATCATTCGCGACGGTAA
- a CDS encoding glutathione S-transferase N-terminal domain-containing protein — MSDLSTFPITRKWPAEHPDRLQLYSLPTPNGVKVSIMLEELGLPYEPHLVSFERNDQHSPEFLSLNPNNKIPAIIDPNGPDGKPLALFESGAILVYLADKTDSLIVPGPTGRYETLQWVMFQMGGIGPMFGQVGFFNKFAGKDYEDKRPLQRYVDESKRLLAVLDQRLEGRDWIMGERYTIADIATFPWIRNLVGFYEAGELVEFERFQNVKRVLERFLARPAVQRGLGIPKRD, encoded by the coding sequence ATGTCAGACCTTTCCACATTCCCCATCACCCGCAAATGGCCCGCCGAACACCCTGACCGCCTGCAGCTGTACTCGCTGCCCACGCCAAACGGCGTGAAGGTGTCGATCATGCTGGAAGAGCTGGGTCTGCCTTACGAGCCGCATCTGGTCAGCTTCGAGCGCAACGACCAGCACTCCCCGGAATTCCTCTCGCTCAACCCGAACAACAAGATTCCCGCGATCATCGACCCCAACGGCCCGGACGGAAAACCGCTGGCGCTGTTCGAGTCGGGCGCGATCCTGGTCTACCTCGCCGACAAGACCGATTCGCTGATCGTCCCCGGCCCGACCGGCCGCTACGAGACGCTGCAGTGGGTGATGTTCCAGATGGGCGGGATCGGGCCGATGTTCGGCCAGGTGGGTTTCTTCAACAAGTTCGCCGGCAAGGACTACGAGGACAAGCGCCCGCTCCAGCGCTACGTGGATGAATCCAAGCGCCTGCTGGCTGTGCTCGACCAGCGCCTGGAAGGGCGCGACTGGATCATGGGCGAGCGCTACACCATCGCCGACATCGCCACCTTCCCGTGGATTCGCAACCTGGTCGGGTTCTACGAGGCGGGCGAACTGGTGGAGTTCGAGAGGTTCCAGAACGTGAAGCGTGTGCTGGAGCGCTTCCTCGCACGGCCGGCGGTGCAGCGCGGGTTGGGCATTCCGAAGCGCGATTGA
- the hrpA gene encoding ATP-dependent RNA helicase HrpA yields MTTDSTPTPEQLLQRMDHAMIRDRHRLRRQLHELRKHPDEAKLAQWAERFQASCAKVEARRASIPKIRYDDSLPIAAKRDEIKAALEKSQVVVIAGETGSGKTTQLPKICLELGRGTHGLIGHTQPRRLAARSVATRVAEELAVPLGERVGYQVRFEDQSDESTLIKLMTDGILLAETQHDRYLERYDTIIVDEAHERSLNIDFLLGFLKTLLPRRPDLKLIITSATIDLERFSKHFGDAPIVEVSGRTYPVETWYRPLAAEVDEDGEALFDDLSVDQGILRALDEIAAHEREVGKRPGDVLVFLPGEREIRDAADMLRKANLRHTEVLPLYARLTPAEQQKIFAPMPGRKIVLATNVAETSLTVPGIRYVIDSGTARISRYSYRAKVQRLPIEAVSQASANQRKGRCGRVEPGICVRLYSEEDFNGRPAFTDPEILRTNLAAVILQMLHLRLGDIEAFPFIEPPDGKAINDGFTLLQELSAVNREGQLTPLGRQLARLPIDPRLGRMLLEAAQLGSLPEVLTVASALSVQDPRERPMDRQQAADQAHAQWKDPDSDFAALINLWRGFEEQRQALGSNPLRNWCRKNFLNYLRLREWRDAHRQLTLICRELQLPFGSKSEGGQRKSEPVREQARQHDNRGRQPVAKTDEPKARDIDYAAVHKAILSGLLSQIGQKAEEGDYLGARQRRFWIHPSSVIGRKKPQWIMAAELVETTKLFARMVAKIEPDWLEPLAGHLVKKNYLEPHWEKRRGQVVAYEQVTLYGLIIVGRRAVHYGPIDAPVSREMFIREALVRGEINSRAKCLSANRQLLEKLDELEAKARRRDILADEETLFAYYDERLPADIYQSASFEKWYEREHKQQPSLLIMREEDVLARDASEVTAGLYPDRLRLGELQLPLTYHFEPGHARDGVTLRVPAPLLPQLPAERLEWLVPGLLEAKCIELVRSLPKAIRKNFVPVPDFVRAALGKMVFAEGALSESLGRELQRMTGSRVPEEAWADAETQVENHLRMNIEVVDARGKFLGEGRDLAELTARFAEASQAALAIPQADKAQKPVEAKGFAEVAEKTQQKVAGLSMTVYPALVEEAGVVKENRFPTQAEADYQHRRALQRLLLQQLAEPAKFLRTKLPGQTDMGLLYRELGRVEALVEDILLASLDSAILEGESNLPRDGAGLASLAEKKRSAWTEHAERIARLTLEILKLWHGLQKRFKGKVDLAMTVPLNDVKGQLAKLVYPGFVRDTPLEWLKEYPRYLKAVEQRLDKVAGQVQRDRVWSGEMAGYWEQYSARLAKHSQEGKRDPELVLYRWMLEEYRVSLFAQQLGTKVPVSDKRLSKQWSQVEA; encoded by the coding sequence ATGACCACAGACAGCACGCCAACTCCCGAACAGCTCCTGCAGCGCATGGATCACGCGATGATCCGCGACCGCCATCGCCTGCGCCGGCAGCTCCACGAACTGCGCAAGCACCCCGACGAGGCCAAGCTGGCCCAGTGGGCCGAGCGCTTCCAGGCCTCCTGTGCCAAGGTCGAGGCGCGCCGCGCGAGCATCCCGAAGATCCGCTACGACGACAGCCTGCCCATCGCCGCCAAGCGCGACGAGATCAAGGCCGCGCTGGAAAAGAGCCAGGTGGTGGTGATTGCCGGCGAGACCGGCTCGGGTAAGACCACCCAGCTGCCGAAGATCTGCCTGGAGCTGGGACGCGGAACCCACGGCCTGATCGGTCACACCCAGCCGCGCCGCCTCGCCGCGCGCAGCGTGGCGACCCGCGTCGCCGAGGAGCTGGCGGTGCCGCTGGGTGAGCGGGTCGGCTACCAGGTGCGCTTCGAGGACCAGAGCGACGAAAGCACCCTGATCAAGCTGATGACCGACGGCATCCTGCTGGCCGAGACCCAGCATGACCGTTACCTCGAACGCTACGACACCATCATCGTCGACGAAGCCCACGAACGCAGCCTGAACATCGACTTCCTGCTCGGCTTCCTCAAGACGCTGCTGCCGCGTCGGCCCGACCTCAAGCTGATCATCACCTCGGCGACCATCGACCTGGAGCGCTTCTCCAAGCACTTTGGAGATGCGCCCATCGTCGAAGTTTCGGGGCGCACCTACCCGGTGGAAACCTGGTATCGCCCGCTGGCGGCGGAAGTGGACGAGGACGGTGAAGCGCTGTTCGACGACCTGTCCGTGGACCAGGGCATCCTCCGCGCGCTGGACGAGATCGCCGCCCATGAGCGCGAAGTCGGCAAGCGCCCCGGCGACGTGCTGGTGTTCCTTCCCGGCGAGCGCGAAATCCGCGATGCCGCCGACATGTTGCGCAAGGCCAACCTGCGCCACACCGAGGTGCTGCCGCTGTATGCGCGCCTGACGCCGGCCGAGCAGCAGAAGATCTTCGCGCCCATGCCGGGGCGCAAGATCGTGCTCGCTACCAACGTCGCCGAGACCTCGCTGACCGTGCCGGGCATCCGCTACGTGATCGACAGCGGCACCGCGCGCATCAGCCGCTACAGCTACCGTGCCAAGGTCCAGCGCCTGCCCATCGAGGCCGTTTCGCAAGCCAGCGCCAACCAGCGCAAGGGCCGTTGCGGCCGGGTCGAGCCGGGCATCTGCGTGCGCCTGTACAGCGAGGAAGACTTCAACGGCCGCCCGGCCTTCACCGATCCGGAAATCCTGCGCACCAACCTCGCGGCGGTGATCCTGCAGATGCTCCATCTGCGTCTGGGCGACATCGAGGCCTTCCCCTTCATCGAGCCGCCGGACGGCAAGGCCATCAACGACGGCTTCACCCTGTTGCAGGAACTCTCGGCGGTGAACCGCGAGGGCCAGCTGACGCCGCTGGGTCGCCAGCTGGCGCGCCTGCCCATCGACCCGCGCCTGGGCCGCATGCTGCTGGAAGCGGCGCAACTGGGCAGCCTGCCGGAAGTGCTTACCGTGGCCAGCGCGCTGTCCGTGCAGGACCCGCGCGAGCGGCCGATGGATCGCCAGCAGGCGGCCGACCAGGCTCACGCGCAGTGGAAGGACCCGGATTCCGACTTCGCTGCGCTGATCAACCTCTGGCGCGGCTTTGAAGAGCAGCGCCAGGCGCTGGGCTCCAACCCGCTACGCAACTGGTGCCGGAAGAACTTCCTGAATTACCTGCGCCTGCGCGAGTGGCGCGATGCGCACCGCCAGTTGACGCTGATCTGCCGCGAACTGCAGCTGCCCTTCGGCAGTAAGTCGGAAGGTGGCCAGCGCAAGAGCGAGCCCGTCCGCGAGCAGGCCAGGCAGCACGACAACCGTGGCCGCCAGCCGGTCGCCAAGACCGACGAGCCGAAAGCCCGCGACATCGACTACGCCGCCGTGCACAAGGCGATCCTCTCCGGCCTGCTCAGCCAGATCGGCCAGAAGGCGGAGGAGGGCGACTACCTCGGCGCGCGCCAGCGGCGCTTCTGGATTCACCCGTCCAGCGTGATCGGCCGCAAGAAGCCGCAGTGGATCATGGCTGCCGAACTGGTGGAGACCACCAAGCTGTTCGCCCGCATGGTCGCGAAGATCGAGCCGGACTGGCTGGAGCCGTTGGCCGGGCACCTGGTGAAGAAGAACTACCTGGAGCCGCATTGGGAAAAACGCCGTGGTCAGGTGGTGGCCTACGAGCAGGTGACTCTCTATGGCCTGATCATCGTTGGCCGCCGCGCCGTGCACTACGGCCCGATCGACGCGCCGGTTTCCCGCGAGATGTTCATCCGCGAGGCGCTGGTGCGCGGCGAAATCAACAGCCGCGCCAAGTGCCTGTCGGCCAACCGCCAGTTGCTGGAGAAGCTCGACGAGCTGGAAGCCAAGGCGCGCCGGCGCGACATCCTCGCCGACGAGGAAACCCTGTTCGCGTACTACGACGAGCGCCTGCCGGCGGACATCTACCAGTCCGCCAGCTTCGAGAAGTGGTACGAGCGCGAGCACAAGCAGCAGCCCAGCCTGCTGATCATGCGTGAGGAAGACGTCCTCGCCCGCGACGCCAGCGAAGTCACCGCCGGCCTCTACCCAGATCGCTTGCGCCTGGGCGAACTGCAACTGCCGTTGACTTACCACTTCGAACCCGGTCACGCCCGCGACGGCGTGACCCTGCGCGTGCCGGCGCCGCTGCTGCCGCAGTTGCCTGCCGAGCGCCTGGAATGGCTGGTGCCAGGCCTGCTGGAGGCCAAGTGCATCGAGCTGGTGCGCAGCCTGCCCAAGGCCATCCGCAAGAACTTCGTGCCGGTGCCGGACTTCGTCCGCGCCGCGCTGGGCAAGATGGTCTTCGCCGAGGGTGCACTGTCCGAATCCCTCGGCCGCGAGCTGCAACGCATGACCGGCAGCCGTGTACCGGAAGAGGCTTGGGCGGACGCTGAAACCCAGGTGGAAAACCACCTGCGGATGAACATCGAAGTGGTCGACGCCCGTGGCAAGTTCCTCGGCGAAGGCCGCGACCTGGCCGAGCTCACCGCGCGCTTCGCCGAGGCCAGCCAGGCCGCACTGGCGATCCCGCAGGCCGACAAGGCGCAGAAACCGGTGGAAGCCAAGGGCTTCGCCGAAGTGGCGGAGAAGACCCAGCAGAAGGTTGCCGGACTATCGATGACGGTCTACCCGGCGTTGGTGGAAGAGGCTGGCGTGGTTAAGGAAAACCGCTTCCCGACCCAGGCCGAGGCCGACTACCAGCACCGCCGTGCCCTGCAACGCCTGCTGCTGCAACAGCTGGCGGAGCCGGCCAAGTTCCTCCGTACCAAGCTGCCGGGGCAGACCGACATGGGCCTGCTTTACCGCGAGCTGGGCCGCGTCGAGGCGCTGGTGGAAGACATCCTGCTGGCCAGCCTGGACAGCGCGATTCTCGAGGGCGAAAGCAACCTGCCGCGCGACGGCGCCGGGCTGGCCTCGCTGGCTGAGAAGAAGCGCAGTGCCTGGACCGAACACGCCGAGCGCATCGCCCGCTTGACCCTGGAAATCCTCAAGCTCTGGCACGGCCTGCAGAAGCGCTTCAAGGGCAAGGTCGACCTTGCCATGACGGTGCCGCTGAACGACGTGAAGGGGCAACTGGCCAAGCTGGTCTACCCCGGCTTCGTGCGCGACACTCCGCTGGAGTGGCTGAAGGAGTACCCGCGCTACCTGAAGGCGGTCGAGCAGCGCCTGGACAAGGTCGCCGGGCAAGTCCAGCGCGACCGTGTATGGAGCGGCGAGATGGCCGGCTACTGGGAACAGTATTCGGCGCGCCTGGCCAAGCACAGCCAGGAGGGCAAGCGCGATCCGGAGCTGGTGTTGTACCGCTGGATGCTGGAGGAATACCGCGTCTCGCTGTTCGCCCAGCAACTGGGGACCAAGGTGCCGGTGTCGGACAAGCGCCTGTCGAAGCAGTGGAGCCAGGTCGAGGCCTGA
- a CDS encoding beta-ketoacyl-ACP synthase III, protein MHKVVISGTGLYTPPFSISNDELVESFNSYVRIHNEEHADAIAKGEMEPLAESSSAFIEKASGIKSRFVVNKEGILDPQRMAPRIPERSNEDWGILCEMAVHAAKEALQRAGRTAADIDGVIVACSNLQRAYPAVAIEVQAALGIQGFGFDMNVACSSATFGLQAAVNSVQLGQARAILLVNPEICTGHLNFRDRDSHFIFGDAATAVIVERADQATSKHQFDVVSTKLLTQFSNNIRNNFGFLNRAAEEGIGQRDKLFVQEGRKVFKDVCPMVAELIGEHLAQNDIPVSDVKRFWLHQANLNMNLLITRKLIGRDAEAHEAPVILDTYANTSSAGSVIALHKYQDDLPAGSIGVLSSFGAGYSIGSVILRKR, encoded by the coding sequence GTGCATAAAGTCGTGATCAGCGGAACTGGCCTGTACACCCCGCCGTTCAGCATTTCCAACGATGAACTGGTGGAATCCTTCAACAGCTACGTCCGCATTCACAACGAGGAGCACGCCGACGCCATCGCCAAGGGCGAGATGGAGCCGCTGGCCGAATCCAGCTCCGCTTTCATCGAGAAGGCTTCCGGCATCAAGAGCCGCTTCGTGGTGAACAAGGAAGGCATCCTCGACCCGCAGCGCATGGCGCCGCGCATTCCGGAACGCTCCAACGAAGACTGGGGCATCCTCTGCGAAATGGCCGTACACGCTGCCAAGGAAGCCCTGCAGCGCGCCGGTCGTACCGCCGCGGACATCGACGGGGTGATCGTCGCCTGCTCCAACCTGCAGCGCGCCTACCCGGCGGTAGCCATCGAAGTACAGGCCGCCCTCGGCATCCAGGGCTTCGGCTTCGACATGAACGTCGCCTGCTCCTCGGCCACCTTCGGCCTCCAGGCCGCGGTGAACAGCGTGCAGCTCGGCCAGGCCCGCGCCATCCTGCTGGTCAACCCGGAAATCTGCACCGGCCACCTGAACTTCCGCGACCGCGACAGCCACTTCATCTTCGGTGATGCCGCCACCGCCGTGATCGTCGAACGCGCCGACCAGGCCACCAGCAAGCATCAGTTCGATGTGGTGAGCACCAAGCTGCTGACCCAGTTCTCCAACAACATCCGCAACAACTTCGGCTTCCTCAACCGTGCCGCGGAAGAGGGCATCGGCCAGCGCGACAAGCTGTTCGTGCAGGAGGGCCGCAAGGTGTTCAAGGACGTCTGCCCGATGGTGGCCGAGCTGATCGGCGAACATCTGGCGCAGAATGACATCCCGGTCAGCGACGTGAAGCGCTTCTGGCTGCACCAGGCGAACCTGAACATGAACCTGCTGATCACCCGCAAGCTGATCGGCCGCGATGCCGAGGCCCACGAGGCGCCGGTGATCCTCGACACCTACGCCAACACCAGTTCGGCCGGCTCGGTCATCGCCCTCCACAAGTACCAGGATGACCTGCCCGCCGGCTCCATCGGCGTGCTGAGTTCCTTCGGCGCCGGTTACTCCATCGGCAGCGTGATCCTGCGCAAGCGCTGA
- a CDS encoding 3-isopropylmalate dehydratase encodes MRSILAVLPLLVLSGCASYQNDEARPVPSDRLLAYQQAGKDSVQVDVTRDSGFLGGGCYVAVTIDQAVAARIGSGESASFHVPAGQHVVGIIGDKDGDGLCSKAMLRRELLVSLEPGNDNRFRINSDNRAGFDIKPVVAR; translated from the coding sequence ATGCGTTCGATCCTTGCTGTCCTGCCGTTGCTGGTGCTGTCGGGCTGTGCCTCGTACCAGAACGATGAGGCCCGTCCTGTTCCTTCAGATCGCCTGCTGGCCTATCAGCAAGCGGGCAAGGACAGCGTCCAGGTGGACGTTACCCGCGACTCGGGCTTTCTGGGTGGCGGCTGCTATGTAGCCGTCACCATCGACCAGGCGGTGGCGGCGCGCATCGGTAGCGGCGAGTCGGCCAGCTTCCACGTGCCGGCGGGCCAGCACGTGGTCGGCATCATCGGCGACAAGGACGGCGACGGCCTGTGCAGCAAGGCCATGCTGCGCCGCGAATTGCTGGTGTCGCTGGAGCCCGGCAACGACAACCGCTTCCGCATCAACAGCGACAACCGCGCAGGCTTCGACATCAAGCCCGTGGTCGCCCGCTAA
- a CDS encoding DedA family protein/thiosulfate sulfurtransferase GlpE, producing the protein MHELQPLIQQHGLSLLFLNVLLEQLGLPIPAYPALIVAGALALQGSGVPLGEALAVAVIACLLADCIWYFAGRHYGGFMLRSVCKVSLSPDSCIRQSQSLYLRIGPRALLISRFLPGASALTTTMAGMTGTRVHRFLGYDCAGAALWAGSALMIGSIFSDAVDYVLGWLTQYASLGAALLLGAFALFIAWKLWQRFSLLRRTSRIPRISVDELRARLDAEQPPLILDVRAQFDGEAIPGSIPFGLDAPLDQLRDSLGDRDVVIYCACPHELSAAMLAERLQASGHPRAWALSGGLDAWHAQGPS; encoded by the coding sequence ATGCACGAACTGCAACCCCTGATCCAACAGCACGGCCTCAGCCTGCTGTTCCTCAACGTCCTGCTGGAGCAACTCGGCCTGCCGATTCCGGCTTACCCGGCCCTGATCGTCGCCGGCGCACTGGCCCTGCAGGGCAGCGGCGTGCCGCTGGGCGAAGCCCTGGCGGTGGCGGTCATCGCCTGCCTGCTCGCCGACTGCATCTGGTACTTCGCCGGCCGGCACTACGGCGGGTTCATGTTGCGCAGCGTGTGCAAGGTCTCGCTGTCCCCGGACAGCTGCATCCGTCAGAGCCAGAGCCTGTACCTGCGCATCGGCCCGCGCGCGTTGCTGATCTCGCGTTTTCTCCCCGGCGCCAGCGCGCTGACCACCACCATGGCCGGGATGACCGGCACCCGCGTGCACCGCTTCCTCGGCTACGATTGCGCCGGCGCCGCGCTCTGGGCGGGTTCGGCCTTGATGATCGGCAGCATCTTCAGCGACGCGGTGGACTATGTGCTCGGCTGGCTCACCCAGTACGCCAGCCTCGGCGCGGCCCTGCTGCTGGGCGCCTTCGCCCTGTTCATCGCCTGGAAGCTCTGGCAGCGCTTCAGCCTGTTGCGCCGCACCTCGCGGATCCCGCGCATCAGTGTCGACGAACTGCGCGCCCGTCTCGACGCCGAGCAGCCGCCGCTGATCCTTGATGTGCGCGCACAGTTCGATGGCGAGGCGATCCCCGGTTCCATCCCCTTCGGCCTCGACGCGCCGCTGGACCAGTTGCGCGACAGCCTGGGTGATCGCGATGTCGTGATTTACTGCGCCTGTCCCCACGAACTTTCCGCTGCCATGCTCGCCGAGCGTCTGCAGGCGTCCGGGCATCCGCGTGCGTGGGCACTGTCGGGTGGGCTGGATGCGTGGCATGCGCAGGGGCCAAGCTGA
- a CDS encoding ankyrin repeat domain-containing protein gives MSDIPRPEMDEQTLEFANQVIDLARQGDTERLAALLRQGLPANLRNHKGDSLLMLASYYGHQDTVRTLLEHGADPDLHNNAGQSPLAGAAFKGDLQMVRLLLAHGANVEGASPDGKTALMMAAMFNRPEIVRCLLEHGANRAAQDASGLTPLAVARMMNATDTLALLDAA, from the coding sequence ATGAGTGACATACCCCGCCCGGAAATGGACGAACAGACACTGGAATTCGCCAATCAGGTGATCGACCTGGCCCGCCAGGGCGACACGGAGCGCCTCGCCGCCCTGTTGCGCCAGGGTCTGCCGGCCAATCTGCGCAACCACAAGGGCGACAGCCTGCTGATGCTGGCCAGCTACTACGGCCACCAGGACACGGTGCGGACATTGCTGGAACACGGCGCCGACCCGGACCTGCACAACAATGCCGGGCAATCGCCACTGGCCGGCGCGGCCTTCAAGGGTGACCTGCAGATGGTCCGCCTGCTGCTCGCCCACGGCGCCAACGTCGAAGGCGCCTCTCCCGATGGCAAGACCGCACTGATGATGGCAGCGATGTTCAATCGTCCGGAGATCGTCCGCTGCCTGCTGGAACACGGCGCCAACCGTGCGGCGCAGGATGCCAGCGGCCTGACGCCCCTGGCCGTGGCGCGGATGATGAACGCCACCGATACCCTCGCCCTGCTCGACGCCGCCTGA
- a CDS encoding RNA polymerase sigma factor has translation MPIDDNELLSRLLAGDQQAFRTLVATYQGAMRAVAIAIVGSAQADEVVQDAWLATVRNLDGFQRRSSLKTWLLTITANTAKSRLRKVRRDISLDDLPALHGSIDDSRFAPDGHWSPAPLAWHEDSPEALLAEDELRECLEKTLASLSELQRSVLLLRERQGLELEEICNLLDVSLSNVRVLLHRARLKVFATLEHFEETGEC, from the coding sequence GTGCCCATCGACGACAACGAGCTGTTGTCGCGCCTGCTGGCCGGTGACCAGCAGGCCTTCCGCACCCTGGTAGCGACCTACCAGGGCGCGATGCGCGCCGTTGCCATCGCTATCGTCGGCAGCGCCCAGGCTGACGAAGTGGTGCAGGACGCCTGGCTTGCCACCGTGCGCAATCTCGACGGCTTCCAGCGTCGCTCCAGCCTCAAGACCTGGCTGCTGACCATCACCGCCAATACCGCCAAATCCCGTCTGCGCAAGGTTCGCCGCGATATCTCGCTGGACGATCTACCCGCGCTCCACGGCAGCATCGACGACTCCCGCTTCGCCCCCGACGGCCACTGGAGTCCGGCACCGCTGGCCTGGCACGAGGACTCCCCGGAGGCCCTGCTGGCGGAGGACGAGCTGCGTGAATGCCTGGAAAAGACCCTCGCCAGCCTGTCCGAGCTGCAGCGCAGCGTCCTGTTGCTGCGTGAGCGGCAAGGGCTTGAGCTGGAGGAGATCTGTAATCTTCTGGACGTTTCGCTCTCCAATGTCAGGGTGCTGCTGCATCGCGCACGGTTGAAGGTGTTCGCCACGCTGGAGCACTTCGAGGAGACCGGGGAATGCTGA